The genomic segment TTTTACCCCAACATCAGAGGCAATCAGAATTTCTTCCAATTCTTCATAAAATTCTTCATCAATTTTCTTGTAGCGGAAAACCAACTCCTCCACTTTTTCAACCAGTGCATTTCTTGTTTTGCTTAGTCCTTCTTTAAATTTTGAGGTGATTTTTTTGAAAAAACTCATTTCCATTCCTCCATCATAGGCTTTTAGGTATGATTAGGTTTACGTCATAAGTGTAAGCATTTTTTTATGCAGAGATAATTCTTTCCTTTTCCTCCAATTTAACCGATACCAGGGATGAAACACCGGACTCCTGCATGGTGACGCCATATAAAACATCCGCTTCCTCCATGGTCCCCTTTCGATGAGTAACAACAATAAATTGGGTTTGTCCGCTAAATTCCCTTAAATATTCAGCAAAACGGCTGACATTGGCTTCATCCAGGGCAGCTTCCACTTCATCCAATACACAAAAAGGAACGGGCTTCACCTTCAGGATGGCAAACAACAACGCAATTGCGGTTAACGCCCTCTCTCCACCTGACAGAAGGGCCAAGTTCTGAAGCTTCTTACCTGGAGGTTGGGCAACAATATCAATCCCGGTTTCCAATAAATTGTCGGGGTCAGATAGTAACAAATCCGCCGTACCGCCTCCAAAAAGCTGGGCAAAAACCTGTTGAAACTGCTCTTTGATCAGATAAAAGGTCTCCATAAACCTTTTTGACATTTCTTCATCTATTTCTCGAAGAACCTGATACAGCATTTTCTTCGCTTCCAATAGATCGTCCCTCTGGGTGGTAAGAAATTGATATCTTTCGCTTACCCTTTCAAATTCCTCAATGGCTCCCAAATTCACCTCTCCCAATTGCTGCAGTTCATATTTTAATTGAGATACCTTTTTTTTGGTCAATGCGACATCTTCAACTTTTGGGTATCTATTCTTAGCCATCTCATAAGTTAATCCATATTCTTCACGAAGGTTTTCCAATAGATTATCCAATTCCACTTCATATCGATTCGCTTTTACTTCGCTATCGTGAAGTTTTTCTTCTATTTTGCGCAATTCTCTTCTACAGCTCTTGACTTCCCCTTCTTCTCCGTCAATCTGACGCAGAATCGTAGTACGGGTTTGCTTTTGCTGATTTAATTCCTGTTCTATGTTCATTTTATGTTCTCTATCCTGCTTCAAATGGGTCTTTAATTCTTCAATCTGCTTTTCATGTTCCAAAATGGACCGTTTATATTTCTCGCTTACTTCCTTTGCTTCTCTCATTTCAGTTAAAATATGTTCCTTCTCCTGAAGCAAACGAGCATAATCGCTATCCAGCTGTTCCTTTACTTTAGCTGTTTCGGCATACTTAATTTTCAGATCGGTTATTTTTTCTTTTTTCTCCTCCAGTATGCCCTCAGACTCTTTCCGCTTTTCTTCCAGCATCTCGATATTTTTTTTAATTTGAACTTCTTCTTCTACTTTTTCCTGCAGTTGCCCTTCCAGTTGTTCTTTTCTTTTCAAAAGGTCATCCTTTTCCATGTGGAAGCCGTCAATCTCCATATGAAGAAGTTGAATCCGCTCTTGTACATTTTTAATGGAAATTTCAACTTCCCTTTGTTTGGAGATCTCATCCCTTTCCTTCATTCGCAGGGACTCACCTTCCGAGCGCAATTCTTCTTGCTGCTTTTCTTTTTCGGAAAGGAGTTGGGATAACTGCAGGATTGCATGGCCTAATTCTATTTCTTCTTCTTCGAGACCCTTCAACTCTGCCTGGATCTGTTCAATTTCCCTTTTTCTTCCCAATAGATTGACCGATTTTTGTTTGGAAAAACCTCCGGTCATGGAACCACCAGGATTGACTACATCTCCATCCAAAGTCACGATACGGAAACGATAACCGGTTTTCCAGGCCAACCTGTTCGCATCTTCCAAGGTTTTCGTAACCAGAACTAACCCAAGTAAATGGGTGATCACATCGTGATAGATTTCTTTATATTTGATCAAGTGGCTGGCTATGCCTACAAATCCGGGCTCGTCCTTCAATTTCCTGTATTGTTCCTGAGGCATTTCTCTCCCTTTCATTACATCCATGGGCAAAAAGGTAGCCCGTCCGAACTGATTCTTCTTTAGAAAGGATATGGCCTCTCTTCCTGCCGCCTCATCGATTACGACAATATGTTGAAGGGCTCCGCCAAGGGCAGTTTCTATCGCTGTTTCATAAGGTTTCGGCACATGAATCAGTTCGGCAATGGCGCCTTCAATACCACTCAGTGGATGATTCCGGGCTTTCAGTACTTCCTTGACTCCCTGGAAGAACCCGGAGAAATCTGCTTCCATCTCTTCCAATACTTCTTTCCGGGAACGAAGGGTATGAATCCGTTGCTGCACTCTCTTTAGTTCTGTTCTTTTTTCCTCCAGGGTCATGGTAATCTCTCTGGCGTGGGCAACAATCTTTTTGTATTGATCAATACACTGTTCCAACTGGGCTGAAAGGGCCTTGATCTGAAAGTCTACTTCCTTTGCCTGTTTCTCCAGGGAAGCTGCCTCTCCATTTAGATGATGGATATCCTGGCTAATTTTCTCTTCCTTTCTTTCGATTGAGGCAACCTGCTGCTCACAGTTGCGAATATCATTGCGGGTTGAGGCAATAGTATTCAAGCATTCGATGTAGTTGGTTTTTAATTCTTCCAATTCTCCCGTCAGGTTGCTTGTATAGGAATGAAGAAGTTCTTCTTCATGCTGCATTCGTTTATTTAACTGTTCCAGATCATCTTTAACTCTTTCGCTTGCATCCTGCGTCTCTTTTGTTTTCATCTCAGCAGCGGAAAGCTGATCGGTCAATCGTAAAATACGTTGGCTTACTTCCTCAATTTGTCGGGAATAATGCTTGATTCCCTCCTTAAATACTTCCTGCTGTCCTTCTTTTTTTTCTACCCATTGGCTGATTTCCAGCAATTTTTTTTGATTCTCTTCCACCTGATTTTCCAGCTTTTGCAATTCATGGCGAAGGGATTCCACATGAGCCTCTTTTTGCTGAAGTTGGGTGGATTTCAATATTTGTTCTTCCTGCAGAAGAGAAACAGCCTTTGTTGACTGTTCCAATTTTTGGTTGACATCTTCAATCATATAAACATAGAGGGAAATATCTTTTTCAGTCAGTTCCTTTTTTATGCTTTTATATGTTTGAGCTTCTTCTGCCTGAATCTGCAAGGGCTCTATCTGTTCCTCAAGGTCTGCGATAATATCCAGGATACGCAACAGATTTTGCTCCGTATCTTCCAGTTTTCGCAGGGCTTCTTTTTTCCGGGTTTTAAATTTTACAATCCCCGCCGCTTCTTCAAAAATTCCCCGGCGATCCTCAGATTTCGTGCTTAATATTTCTTCGATCCGTCCCTGTCCTATGATGGAATAGGCTTCTTTTCCCACTCCTGTATCCATAAACAGCTCGGTGATATCCTTTAATCGACAGGTTTGGCGATTAATCATATATTCGCTTTCTCCAGAGCGATAAACCCTTCTGGTTACCGTCACTTCAGTGTAGTCCACATCCAAGGATTGATCGGTATTATCCAGAGTCAGGGATACTTCACAATAGTTCACCGGCTTCCGTTGCTCACTTCCGGCAAAAATAACGTCTTCCATTTTGGACCCGCGAAGGGATTTTGCACTTTGTTCTCCCAAAACCCAGCGAATGCCATCGGAGATATTGCTCTTGCCGCTGCCGTTGGGGCCTACCACAGCCGTGATCCCTGGAACAAACTCTAATTCTGTTCGATCTGCAAATGATTTAAAGCCAAATAACTCAATACGCTTGAGGTACAAGTTGAGGCCACCTCCTTAACACAATCCATTATAACTGAATCAACCTGATGATGGTAATCAAAAAAGAAGCTAAGCCAATAACTGCACCATTAGCTTCCTATGAGTTGCACCGATGATAAATAGAACAGCCCCAATAATTCCTTCCCGATCATACTTATTGATCCAGTCAGCAAACTCTTTAGCTGTTATATAGTGGTTATCCTCGCAGTTTGATCTTCCGTGTCTGATAAGTATAATTTCCAAGTTTGACTCCTCCGTGAAAATAAAGGATTCTCTATACTCTATTAATGTTTTTTCCGAACCACTGTATATTCCCACATCGTTCGCACATTAAGGTATCTGCAGACCTGTTAGCAAAATCAAGATTGAAAAAGGTTAGTAAAGCCGTGTTTAATTGGGCTTTTCCGAGTTTGAATCTATCATGATTACAATGTGGACAGACTACTTTAATGCCTTCAGCTTCATATTGTCCTGGCCCCAAGGAC from the Microaerobacter geothermalis genome contains:
- the smc gene encoding chromosome segregation protein SMC, yielding MYLKRIELFGFKSFADRTELEFVPGITAVVGPNGSGKSNISDGIRWVLGEQSAKSLRGSKMEDVIFAGSEQRKPVNYCEVSLTLDNTDQSLDVDYTEVTVTRRVYRSGESEYMINRQTCRLKDITELFMDTGVGKEAYSIIGQGRIEEILSTKSEDRRGIFEEAAGIVKFKTRKKEALRKLEDTEQNLLRILDIIADLEEQIEPLQIQAEEAQTYKSIKKELTEKDISLYVYMIEDVNQKLEQSTKAVSLLQEEQILKSTQLQQKEAHVESLRHELQKLENQVEENQKKLLEISQWVEKKEGQQEVFKEGIKHYSRQIEEVSQRILRLTDQLSAAEMKTKETQDASERVKDDLEQLNKRMQHEEELLHSYTSNLTGELEELKTNYIECLNTIASTRNDIRNCEQQVASIERKEEKISQDIHHLNGEAASLEKQAKEVDFQIKALSAQLEQCIDQYKKIVAHAREITMTLEEKRTELKRVQQRIHTLRSRKEVLEEMEADFSGFFQGVKEVLKARNHPLSGIEGAIAELIHVPKPYETAIETALGGALQHIVVIDEAAGREAISFLKKNQFGRATFLPMDVMKGREMPQEQYRKLKDEPGFVGIASHLIKYKEIYHDVITHLLGLVLVTKTLEDANRLAWKTGYRFRIVTLDGDVVNPGGSMTGGFSKQKSVNLLGRKREIEQIQAELKGLEEEEIELGHAILQLSQLLSEKEKQQEELRSEGESLRMKERDEISKQREVEISIKNVQERIQLLHMEIDGFHMEKDDLLKRKEQLEGQLQEKVEEEVQIKKNIEMLEEKRKESEGILEEKKEKITDLKIKYAETAKVKEQLDSDYARLLQEKEHILTEMREAKEVSEKYKRSILEHEKQIEELKTHLKQDREHKMNIEQELNQQKQTRTTILRQIDGEEGEVKSCRRELRKIEEKLHDSEVKANRYEVELDNLLENLREEYGLTYEMAKNRYPKVEDVALTKKKVSQLKYELQQLGEVNLGAIEEFERVSERYQFLTTQRDDLLEAKKMLYQVLREIDEEMSKRFMETFYLIKEQFQQVFAQLFGGGTADLLLSDPDNLLETGIDIVAQPPGKKLQNLALLSGGERALTAIALLFAILKVKPVPFCVLDEVEAALDEANVSRFAEYLREFSGQTQFIVVTHRKGTMEEADVLYGVTMQESGVSSLVSVKLEEKERIISA